In a genomic window of Verrucomicrobiota bacterium:
- a CDS encoding TonB-dependent receptor — protein sequence MKSDRLDTHQKALRVNLDPTKYGVFAEIGAGQEVARWFFRVGGAAGTIAKTMSAYDMTISDAIYGPSKRYVSRERLQKMLEHEYELLYERLKEKRGSNTKFFVFADTVTARSFTRPDEGQGWMGIRMQVQPGGPPSDIIIHVRMLDKENVQQQETLGTMGVNLIYGAIFLHQDPEELISSLMDGLTPERVEVDMIKFSGPAFEKVDNRLMSLQLVQKGLALAAMFNADGEVVQAAEVLYKKPILVERGSFRPVTKTTLHMLQCSLAQLVQEPQIQGDQVVVLLEMTLKNLTDGGVIDYKDFLDRVDILSSVGKTVLISNYLEYHRLATYFFRNTKQLIGVALGVPTLRELFEEKYYTDLDGGILESFGRLFRNGLRLYVYPYKDPTSGSVLTAGNLRVASHLRHLYAYLIENQYILGLRDYEESYLSYFSRDALAKIRSGDAAWEEMVPPQVAKTIKERKLLGYKG from the coding sequence ATGAAAAGTGATCGACTAGATACCCACCAGAAAGCGTTGCGCGTCAATTTGGACCCAACCAAGTACGGAGTTTTTGCTGAAATCGGGGCTGGACAGGAAGTGGCGCGGTGGTTCTTCCGCGTCGGCGGAGCTGCCGGCACCATCGCGAAAACCATGTCCGCATACGACATGACTATCAGCGACGCCATCTATGGGCCGAGCAAACGGTACGTGAGCCGTGAGCGGCTGCAAAAGATGCTGGAGCACGAGTACGAGTTGCTTTACGAGCGTTTGAAGGAGAAGCGAGGCAGCAATACCAAGTTTTTTGTGTTTGCCGACACCGTGACTGCACGCAGCTTTACACGGCCGGACGAAGGCCAAGGCTGGATGGGAATCCGCATGCAAGTTCAGCCCGGTGGACCTCCGTCGGACATCATCATCCACGTGCGGATGCTGGACAAGGAAAACGTCCAGCAGCAGGAAACGCTCGGCACTATGGGGGTCAATCTGATTTATGGGGCGATATTCCTGCATCAAGATCCGGAAGAATTGATCTCGTCGCTAATGGACGGATTGACACCTGAGCGCGTCGAGGTGGACATGATCAAGTTCTCCGGGCCGGCTTTCGAGAAAGTCGATAACCGTTTGATGAGCCTGCAATTGGTCCAAAAGGGGTTGGCGCTGGCGGCGATGTTCAACGCCGACGGCGAAGTTGTGCAGGCGGCTGAGGTCCTTTACAAAAAACCGATCTTGGTCGAGCGCGGCAGTTTTCGCCCGGTCACTAAAACCACGCTGCACATGCTTCAATGCTCGCTCGCCCAGCTTGTTCAAGAGCCGCAAATCCAGGGAGACCAAGTGGTCGTGCTCCTGGAAATGACGCTGAAAAACCTCACTGATGGCGGGGTCATCGACTACAAAGATTTCCTCGATCGAGTGGATATCCTGAGCTCGGTCGGCAAAACCGTCTTGATATCGAACTATCTGGAGTATCATCGGCTGGCGACTTACTTCTTCCGTAACACGAAGCAGTTGATTGGAGTGGCGTTGGGAGTTCCCACGCTGCGGGAGCTTTTTGAAGAGAAATATTACACGGATCTGGATGGGGGCATCCTCGAATCCTTTGGCCGGCTCTTTCGAAACGGACTGCGGCTCTATGTCTATCCTTACAAGGATCCGACTTCCGGGAGCGTGCTGACCGCAGGGAATCTGCGCGTGGCTTCGCACTTAAGGCATCTTTACGCCTATCTTATCGAAAACCAGTACATCCTGGGGTTGCGCGACTACGAAGAAAGTTACCTCTCCTATTTCTCCCGGGACGCGCTGGCCAAGATTCGGTCTGGCGATGCCGCCTGGGAAGAAATGGTTCCCCCGCAGGTTGCGAAGACGATCAAGGAGCGCAAGCTTCTCGGATACAAGGGCTGA
- a CDS encoding sigma-54-dependent Fis family transcriptional regulator, which yields MPIEKVILVEDEEFLRKNLAHYLRGRRIDVAAVETIEDAQSYLARDNFDLMFLDLRLPDGDGTEFLKELNLRPSKPLIVIMTGFGSVESAVECMRCGAFDYLIKPFSNDQIDVALKKAEKFTHILKVNQYFSLNEDQESQNELLGKSKAMDQLRQLIRKIAQTQATVLIQGESGTGKELVARALHRLSPRSGAPFIKVNCAALPENLVESELFGHEKGAFTGALNKREGRFELAHGGTILLDEISEISLAMQAKLLRVLQEREFERVGGTRTIKVDVRVLATTNRKLEESVEKGEFRQDLYFRLNVVPIHVASLRERPEDVLFLAENFAHRFVRKHGVNVRGLTPGAHQILLGHKWPGNVRELQNVIERAVILCEPESCIGSEHLNLDSGAAKHQEVREASNGRPAEIAQEDQPFLSLYEIEKKHILNALDLCQQNRTQAAKLLDINIRTLRNKLNEYKLASPEPSARTRPPGREAAPTDGPSFQAER from the coding sequence ATGCCTATCGAGAAAGTCATCCTGGTGGAAGACGAGGAGTTTCTTCGGAAGAATCTCGCGCATTACCTGCGGGGTCGGCGGATTGATGTCGCTGCCGTCGAGACGATTGAGGACGCGCAAAGCTATCTTGCCAGGGACAATTTCGATTTGATGTTCCTGGATCTCCGTTTGCCGGATGGGGACGGGACGGAGTTTTTGAAGGAACTCAATCTCCGTCCGAGCAAACCGCTGATCGTCATAATGACCGGATTTGGTTCCGTGGAATCTGCGGTCGAATGTATGCGATGCGGCGCGTTCGACTACTTGATCAAGCCGTTCTCGAACGACCAGATTGATGTTGCGCTCAAGAAGGCCGAGAAATTCACCCACATCCTCAAGGTTAACCAGTACTTCAGCCTCAACGAGGACCAGGAAAGTCAGAATGAGTTGCTGGGCAAGAGCAAAGCCATGGATCAACTCCGGCAACTCATCAGAAAGATCGCCCAGACTCAGGCGACGGTCCTCATCCAAGGGGAGAGTGGAACGGGAAAGGAGCTGGTCGCCAGAGCCTTGCACCGGCTCAGCCCTCGGTCAGGGGCGCCGTTCATCAAGGTGAATTGCGCCGCGTTGCCGGAAAACCTGGTTGAAAGCGAACTCTTTGGGCATGAGAAGGGCGCGTTCACAGGCGCGCTCAACAAGAGGGAAGGCCGATTTGAACTCGCGCACGGTGGCACGATCCTGCTGGATGAGATCAGCGAGATTTCGCTCGCGATGCAGGCGAAACTGCTTCGCGTCCTTCAGGAAAGAGAATTCGAGCGCGTCGGCGGAACCCGCACGATCAAGGTGGACGTCCGCGTGCTTGCTACCACTAATCGAAAGCTGGAGGAAAGCGTTGAGAAAGGCGAGTTCAGGCAGGACCTTTATTTCCGCCTGAACGTCGTGCCGATTCATGTCGCCTCTTTGCGTGAGCGACCCGAAGACGTCCTTTTCCTCGCGGAGAATTTTGCGCACCGCTTTGTGCGCAAACACGGGGTCAACGTGCGGGGATTAACCCCTGGGGCTCATCAAATCCTGCTGGGCCACAAATGGCCGGGCAACGTCCGGGAACTGCAGAACGTAATTGAGCGCGCCGTGATTCTCTGCGAACCCGAAAGCTGCATCGGCTCCGAGCATTTGAACCTGGACTCGGGCGCCGCCAAGCATCAAGAGGTTCGCGAGGCATCCAACGGGCGGCCAGCCGAGATTGCCCAGGAGGATCAGCCCTTTCTGTCGCTTTACGAGATCGAAAAGAAGCACATTCTGAATGCGCTGGATCTTTGCCAGCAGAACCGCACTCAAGCAGCAAAGCTCCTCGACATCAATATCCGGACCCTCCGAAACAAGCTCAACGAATACAAGCTGGCGTCACCCGAGCCATCCGCCCGCACCAGACCTCCAGGCCGAGAAGCTGCACCAACGGACGGTCCGTCATTCCAAGCGGAACGTTAG
- the fliS gene encoding flagellar export chaperone FliS has product MYRPNKYQTYQANAVFTASPAQLVLMLFDGAIKFLHIALDGFKHTDPLDFNLSIHQNTQKAQAIIRELKACLDPEKGPEFSEKMSALYDYFDRRLQQGNLKKQREPLEEVSRHLQVLREAWREMIDKQNLSQPATAPQPERVGEWSATG; this is encoded by the coding sequence ATGTACCGGCCAAACAAGTACCAAACCTACCAGGCCAATGCCGTCTTCACGGCTTCGCCTGCGCAACTGGTTCTGATGCTCTTCGACGGGGCGATCAAATTCTTGCACATCGCGCTGGACGGCTTCAAACATACCGATCCGCTGGACTTCAACCTCTCCATCCACCAAAACACGCAAAAGGCGCAGGCGATCATCCGGGAACTCAAAGCGTGTCTGGACCCCGAAAAAGGTCCGGAGTTCTCGGAGAAAATGTCTGCCCTTTACGATTATTTCGACCGCCGCCTCCAGCAGGGCAACCTGAAGAAACAGCGCGAACCGCTGGAAGAAGTCAGCCGCCATCTCCAGGTGTTGCGGGAGGCCTGGCGGGAGATGATCGACAAACAAAACCTCTCTCAACCAGCAACCGCCCCCCAACCTGAACGCGTGGGCGAATGGTCGGCGACGGGCTAA
- a CDS encoding flagellar protein FliT, with the protein MDSSREPGGLCHELHALLAQWKKLTLAENELIRANDWSALEQLQSKKASLQQSIEKLEEQFSQSPLIPEERKRQERKHLKQVATELLALERNNEAILSERIAEADRELKSSNKTIQSLRHVQKAYGSGKSFFWQAYS; encoded by the coding sequence ATGGATTCGAGTCGGGAACCTGGCGGCTTGTGCCATGAACTGCACGCGCTGCTCGCGCAGTGGAAAAAGCTCACCCTCGCCGAGAATGAGCTAATCCGGGCGAACGATTGGAGCGCCTTGGAGCAGCTCCAATCAAAGAAAGCTTCGCTCCAGCAATCCATCGAAAAACTCGAGGAACAGTTTTCCCAAAGCCCCTTGATACCGGAGGAGAGGAAGCGCCAGGAAAGAAAACACCTCAAGCAAGTCGCAACCGAGTTGCTCGCCCTGGAAAGGAACAACGAGGCTATTCTTTCGGAGAGGATCGCGGAGGCTGATCGCGAGCTTAAAAGCTCCAACAAGACCATCCAAAGCCTCCGCCACGTCCAAAAAGCCTACGGCAGCGGCAAGTCGTTCTTCTGGCAAGCTTACTCGTAA
- a CDS encoding flagellar hook-basal body protein has protein sequence MNSSLYGAAAALDGNIKWQQMIAENLAAGSTPAFKKSEISFSTVVSGILGAGSDTASAERNPTVLPKPAFATNFHQGSLEGTGSPADLALDGKGFLRVRLPGERFYYTRDGTFRVNLQGEIRNKDGYEFDSEAGVPIIVNPRNKEFISVSPEGDVSEGGLIRGKLSLYEFADVSHLTPIGSGYYLPKPGTPPPVPATETTVHQSQLEASNTLPMAEVSNLLLALRHYEANQRVIQMHDERMGRAVQELSTTT, from the coding sequence ATGAATAGCAGTTTGTACGGAGCCGCTGCTGCCTTGGACGGCAATATCAAGTGGCAGCAGATGATCGCGGAGAACCTGGCGGCGGGATCCACTCCGGCGTTCAAGAAGAGCGAAATCTCGTTTTCCACCGTCGTATCAGGGATTTTGGGCGCTGGCTCTGACACCGCTTCCGCGGAGCGCAACCCGACCGTCCTGCCCAAGCCGGCGTTCGCGACAAACTTCCACCAAGGTTCCCTCGAGGGCACCGGTTCCCCAGCGGATCTGGCGCTTGATGGCAAAGGATTCCTTAGAGTGCGTCTGCCCGGCGAAAGATTTTACTACACGCGCGACGGCACGTTCCGCGTCAACCTCCAGGGAGAAATCCGAAACAAGGATGGATACGAATTCGATTCGGAGGCGGGCGTTCCGATCATTGTCAACCCGCGGAACAAGGAATTCATTTCCGTTTCCCCCGAGGGCGATGTCAGCGAAGGCGGACTCATCCGAGGCAAACTTAGCCTCTACGAGTTTGCGGACGTCTCTCATCTCACTCCAATCGGCAGTGGCTATTACTTGCCTAAACCCGGCACGCCTCCACCCGTCCCGGCCACAGAGACCACCGTCCACCAATCGCAACTGGAAGCTTCCAATACCCTCCCGATGGCCGAAGTCAGCAATTTGTTGCTCGCGCTTCGCCATTATGAGGCCAACCAACGCGTCATCCAGATGCACGACGAACGCATGGGCCGGGCGGTCCAGGAACTCTCAACGACCACGTAA
- the flgG gene encoding flagellar basal-body rod protein FlgG — translation MIRALFSSATGMESQQMNLDVIANNLANVNTTGYKKSKIEFQDLLYQTTRTAGSEQGAGNQLPTGMQVGHGSRAVATSRIFTTGELTQTGEKLDIAVSGDGFFQVQMPDGSQAYTRDGAFKISSNGAIVTSDGLQVIGGFPPIPATTTAVTIALSGEISLTDSTGTTPAGRVTLTRFANPAGLEAMGKNLFKESPASGPPETGNPGENGFGQLQQGYLELSNVKVVEEMVKLIMAQRAYEVNSRAIQAADEMMQQSNNLRR, via the coding sequence ATGATTCGAGCACTCTTCTCCTCCGCGACCGGCATGGAGTCGCAGCAAATGAACCTGGACGTCATCGCGAACAACCTCGCGAACGTCAACACCACCGGCTACAAGAAGAGCAAGATCGAGTTCCAAGATTTGCTCTACCAGACAACGCGGACGGCGGGTTCCGAACAAGGCGCGGGCAACCAGTTGCCGACCGGTATGCAAGTCGGCCACGGCTCGCGCGCGGTGGCTACCTCTCGAATCTTCACCACCGGCGAGTTGACTCAGACGGGCGAGAAACTCGATATCGCGGTTTCCGGGGACGGTTTCTTTCAAGTTCAAATGCCCGATGGCAGCCAGGCTTACACCCGGGACGGCGCATTCAAAATCTCGTCCAATGGCGCCATCGTGACCAGTGACGGGTTGCAGGTCATCGGCGGCTTCCCACCGATCCCGGCCACAACCACCGCAGTCACCATTGCTCTAAGCGGTGAGATCTCCCTCACGGATTCGACTGGCACGACGCCGGCCGGTCGCGTGACTTTGACCCGATTTGCCAATCCGGCCGGTCTGGAAGCGATGGGGAAAAACTTGTTCAAAGAGAGCCCGGCTTCCGGCCCCCCGGAAACTGGGAATCCCGGCGAAAACGGCTTCGGTCAATTGCAGCAAGGGTACCTCGAATTGTCGAACGTCAAGGTCGTCGAGGAAATGGTCAAACTCATCATGGCGCAGCGCGCTTATGAAGTGAACTCCAGAGCGATCCAGGCCGCGGACGAAATGATGCAACAGAGCAACAACCTCCGTCGCTAA
- the flgA gene encoding flagellar basal body P-ring formation protein FlgA, whose protein sequence is MMTAQLALNLGALAVASWTAWSVQAQTTAAAPAQPETRFLARIVPPVVTNSVSGVDDSLRRQNDKYTEKDLLFLLSARLQPKPELGELEIEVQRVAPPWKPIPTSNGSIDVQILYRPSLTSQFGVQFEVICGNKSLGAYFANVKARLFREVWVAPATLKRGTTLDQSGLIKERRDVIHLRDATFSQDKFDLSDLHLAESVNAGGIVLARQVQLRPVMFRNDHVQAVIEDDMMSVSTMVVVLSDGAPGQLVKARNLRTKKEIQGKVIDSNTIKVSRKGDQ, encoded by the coding sequence GTGATGACTGCTCAACTGGCCCTGAATCTCGGAGCGCTCGCCGTGGCCTCCTGGACGGCCTGGTCCGTCCAGGCGCAGACCACCGCGGCGGCACCGGCCCAGCCGGAAACCCGGTTTTTGGCTCGCATCGTCCCTCCCGTCGTGACCAACAGCGTGAGTGGGGTCGATGATTCCTTGCGCCGGCAAAATGACAAATACACGGAAAAGGATCTTCTCTTTTTGCTTTCAGCCAGACTCCAGCCCAAACCGGAGTTGGGTGAACTGGAAATAGAAGTTCAGCGAGTGGCCCCGCCGTGGAAGCCCATTCCGACTTCCAATGGATCCATCGATGTCCAGATTCTATATCGACCGAGTCTGACTTCACAGTTCGGCGTCCAGTTCGAGGTGATCTGCGGCAACAAATCTCTTGGCGCTTATTTCGCGAACGTCAAAGCGCGTCTCTTTCGCGAGGTCTGGGTGGCTCCGGCGACTTTGAAACGAGGCACCACGCTCGATCAGTCCGGTCTGATAAAGGAACGCCGGGATGTAATCCATCTCCGCGACGCGACCTTTTCTCAAGACAAGTTCGATCTTTCCGACCTGCACCTGGCGGAAAGCGTGAATGCCGGCGGGATCGTGCTGGCACGCCAAGTTCAACTGCGTCCGGTCATGTTCCGAAACGACCATGTCCAGGCCGTGATCGAAGATGACATGATGTCCGTGAGCACCATGGTGGTCGTGTTGTCGGACGGCGCCCCCGGCCAGCTTGTCAAAGCGCGCAACCTCCGCACTAAGAAGGAAATTCAAGGAAAAGTGATCGACTCGAACACCATCAAAGTTTCGAGGAAAGGCGACCAATGA
- a CDS encoding flagellar basal body L-ring protein FlgH, with protein MRKQTSIYSGVLFALGALCFAGSASADSIWTKDSALSLVSDKTARAVGDIITVIVQESNTTKKDTSTKSDKTSSLDASLQSFLFSPAASKFMTHNGKLPAMGMTSKSGFDGKGAIANSETITHRFGVRVIDVLPNGNFMVEGLRHTTFSGESQIVVLRGTVRKYDINSDNTVFSYNLADVSIRFEDSGAISNAQKKGWFSRAWDVLTPF; from the coding sequence ATGAGAAAACAGACCAGCATCTATTCCGGCGTCCTGTTTGCCCTGGGCGCTTTGTGTTTCGCGGGTTCAGCGTCCGCCGACTCGATCTGGACCAAAGATTCTGCGCTTTCGCTTGTCTCAGACAAAACGGCCCGGGCCGTGGGCGACATCATCACGGTGATCGTTCAGGAGAGCAATACCACCAAGAAAGACACCAGCACTAAGAGCGACAAGACCTCTTCGCTGGACGCGAGCCTTCAATCGTTCCTTTTCAGCCCTGCCGCCAGCAAATTCATGACTCACAATGGAAAACTTCCCGCGATGGGAATGACTTCCAAGAGCGGATTTGACGGCAAAGGCGCCATCGCCAATTCCGAAACGATCACGCATCGGTTTGGCGTGCGCGTGATCGACGTGCTCCCCAATGGAAACTTCATGGTCGAGGGACTTCGCCATACCACCTTTTCCGGGGAATCCCAGATCGTCGTCCTGCGTGGCACGGTTCGGAAATACGACATCAACTCCGACAACACCGTTTTCAGCTACAACCTGGCGGATGTTTCGATCCGGTTCGAGGATTCAGGCGCGATCAGCAACGCGCAGAAGAAGGGCTGGTTCAGCCGCGCCTGGGATGTCCTGACCCCGTTCTAA
- a CDS encoding flagellar basal body P-ring protein FlgI — translation MKRLYPAILLALIAASAIPSHAVTVRVRDLTFVHGARPNQLSGVGLVYGLANDGDKDPAYTKASLANTLRRFGITLPPDALTSKNVAAVMVTAELPPYAKSGNTIDVTIAAMGDAKSLQGGILAQTALWGANGEVYAVAQGQLAVGGFALGQGGAGGGTVQKNHPTTAKIPNGALVEKEITVTLVEGDAVQFVLREPDFTTAARMAEAINAIFPSSSHAMNGAAVRVKIPYQFQIVPVDFIARVQAIDVIPDTPARVIINERTGTVVVTARTKISSCAVSHGNIIVKVAETLDVSQPSPFAQVGQTAVTPRTDTQAIEQAAKMKAFPEMPTVEKIAASLNELGATPRDMMSIFEAMKAAGALQAELVIQ, via the coding sequence ATGAAACGCCTTTACCCGGCCATTCTCCTGGCCTTGATCGCGGCCTCGGCCATTCCTTCTCATGCCGTGACCGTGCGCGTGCGGGACTTGACCTTCGTTCATGGCGCGCGGCCCAATCAACTGAGCGGCGTCGGCTTGGTTTACGGCCTGGCCAATGATGGTGACAAAGATCCCGCTTACACAAAGGCGTCGCTCGCGAATACTCTGCGGCGGTTTGGAATCACTTTGCCTCCCGACGCGCTGACCTCCAAAAACGTCGCCGCCGTCATGGTAACGGCCGAACTCCCGCCCTACGCCAAGTCGGGCAACACAATCGACGTGACGATCGCAGCCATGGGTGATGCCAAATCACTCCAAGGCGGCATTCTCGCTCAGACAGCTCTGTGGGGCGCAAATGGCGAAGTCTATGCCGTTGCCCAAGGCCAGCTCGCCGTGGGCGGTTTCGCCCTGGGCCAGGGCGGTGCCGGCGGCGGAACCGTCCAGAAGAATCATCCCACCACCGCTAAAATCCCCAATGGCGCCCTGGTTGAAAAGGAAATCACGGTGACCCTGGTGGAAGGCGACGCAGTTCAGTTTGTATTGCGGGAACCCGATTTCACAACCGCCGCGCGCATGGCCGAGGCCATCAATGCCATATTTCCCAGTTCCAGCCACGCCATGAACGGCGCGGCGGTGCGTGTCAAAATCCCCTATCAGTTTCAGATCGTCCCAGTGGATTTCATCGCCCGCGTCCAGGCCATCGACGTGATCCCGGATACGCCGGCTCGAGTGATTATCAATGAGCGCACCGGAACGGTCGTCGTCACGGCCCGGACAAAGATTTCGAGCTGCGCCGTTTCCCACGGCAACATCATCGTGAAAGTCGCCGAGACGCTGGACGTCTCCCAGCCGAGTCCCTTCGCCCAGGTGGGGCAGACCGCGGTCACGCCGCGCACCGACACGCAGGCGATCGAACAAGCCGCCAAAATGAAAGCCTTCCCGGAAATGCCTACCGTCGAGAAAATCGCCGCTTCCTTGAACGAGTTGGGCGCGACTCCCAGAGATATGATGTCGATTTTTGAAGCGATGAAGGCCGCGGGCGCGTTGCAGGCGGAATTGGTGATCCAGTAA
- a CDS encoding flagellar protein FlgN, protein MKAELEKLIETLRDELTQYGELLALLEQQQDLIVSRSAEGLLENLGAINAQVPIVAAARQRRDQLRKELATALGQPTTLSFRQLVALVPKEYQPLLEALVEEINDLLMRSQQRLRQNHLLLSRSLDLMQQMIFSLFPSSGGQTYTPAGTVKTGALPQSSLCEMII, encoded by the coding sequence ATGAAGGCCGAACTGGAAAAACTGATCGAGACCTTGCGGGACGAGCTCACCCAGTACGGTGAGCTTCTGGCCCTTTTAGAGCAGCAACAGGATCTGATCGTGAGCCGGTCTGCTGAAGGGTTGTTGGAAAACCTCGGCGCCATCAATGCCCAGGTGCCCATCGTCGCAGCGGCTCGCCAGCGCCGAGACCAACTTCGAAAAGAACTCGCCACCGCGCTGGGCCAGCCCACTACCCTCTCTTTCCGACAGCTCGTCGCGCTTGTCCCCAAGGAATACCAGCCGCTCCTGGAAGCGCTGGTCGAGGAAATCAACGATTTGCTGATGCGCTCCCAACAGCGGCTGCGCCAGAACCATCTGCTGCTGAGCCGTTCGCTCGATCTGATGCAACAGATGATCTTCAGCCTCTTCCCCTCGAGCGGCGGCCAGACGTACACGCCGGCCGGAACGGTCAAGACTGGCGCGCTGCCTCAAAGCTCGCTCTGCGAGATGATCATCTAA
- the flgK gene encoding flagellar hook-associated protein FlgK, with protein sequence MPLGLMGTMEVAKRGLDANRQGIELIGHNLSNVSNPAYARQRLRIQTADALPSSTGPVGTGAKVSAIEQIRDRLLDSEIVRETSVSGYLESRQKALEFAEVNLGQQLHPLQASTPEGATASLGVGGQFGIIEGISDFFNAWQALSTSPSSTADRQIVLLKGESLTEKFNSVTTRLSNLRTDLNLRVQDDVTLANQLLADISNLSVSISASEIGDLGKSNDLRDRRQEKLEALSKLANVTYSEDSFTRQLNLSIGGASVIEIDRVVDTLQAVADSSTGVERTQVQTAGGAAVTLTKGGIKGSIDARDTEIKTVSDDLDTLAGELITQVNTTHSAGIALDGVSTGEVFFSGSNASDIALNTGLRADPSRIQASSTGDPGDNGVALTLARMANKPQAALGNLTFSEHYNQTVANLGQALNNTNNQMQDQDAVNRMLTRQRDSIGGVSVDEEMANMIVFQRAFQASARMISTLDELLQTVINLAP encoded by the coding sequence ATGCCACTCGGCCTCATGGGAACCATGGAAGTCGCCAAGCGCGGGCTGGACGCCAACCGGCAAGGGATCGAACTGATCGGCCACAACCTTTCCAATGTCAGCAATCCGGCTTACGCGCGTCAGCGCCTCCGGATTCAAACCGCCGATGCGCTGCCCAGCTCCACCGGACCGGTAGGAACCGGGGCGAAAGTCTCGGCGATCGAACAAATCCGGGACCGCCTGCTCGACAGCGAGATCGTGAGGGAGACCAGCGTATCCGGTTACCTCGAATCTCGGCAGAAAGCTTTGGAATTTGCGGAAGTGAATTTGGGCCAGCAGCTCCACCCCCTGCAGGCTTCTACGCCCGAAGGAGCCACGGCCAGCCTCGGAGTCGGCGGCCAGTTCGGCATCATCGAAGGGATCTCGGACTTTTTCAATGCCTGGCAAGCACTCAGCACCAGCCCGAGCTCGACGGCGGACCGCCAGATTGTTCTACTGAAGGGCGAAAGCCTCACCGAAAAGTTCAACAGCGTCACCACGCGGCTTTCAAATCTGCGCACCGACTTGAACCTCCGCGTTCAGGACGATGTGACTCTGGCGAACCAACTCCTGGCCGACATCAGCAACCTCAGCGTCAGCATCAGCGCGTCGGAGATCGGCGACCTCGGCAAATCCAATGACTTGCGGGATCGCCGCCAGGAGAAGCTCGAAGCCCTTTCCAAGCTGGCGAACGTGACCTACTCCGAAGACTCTTTCACTCGACAATTGAACCTCTCCATCGGCGGCGCCAGCGTCATCGAGATCGACCGCGTCGTGGATACTTTGCAAGCAGTGGCGGATTCGAGCACCGGGGTTGAACGCACGCAGGTTCAAACCGCCGGCGGCGCCGCCGTCACGTTGACCAAGGGCGGCATCAAGGGCAGCATCGACGCCCGAGATACTGAGATCAAAACGGTTTCCGACGATCTCGACACGCTGGCCGGCGAGTTAATCACGCAGGTCAATACGACCCATTCGGCAGGCATCGCGCTGGATGGGGTGAGCACGGGAGAGGTTTTCTTTTCCGGTTCGAATGCCTCCGACATCGCGTTGAACACGGGTTTGAGAGCCGACCCAAGCCGAATTCAAGCCAGTTCCACGGGCGATCCAGGCGACAACGGCGTGGCGCTGACTCTGGCCAGGATGGCGAACAAGCCTCAGGCAGCCCTGGGCAACCTCACGTTTTCCGAACACTACAACCAGACGGTCGCTAACCTCGGCCAGGCGCTGAATAATACGAACAACCAGATGCAAGACCAGGATGCGGTGAACCGCATGCTGACTCGCCAGCGCGACTCCATCGGCGGCGTGTCCGTCGATGAGGAGATGGCCAACATGATCGTCTTTCAACGCGCCTTCCAAGCCTCGGCCCGCATGATCTCGACCCTGGACGAACTGCTGCAAACCGTCATTAACCTGGCTCCGTAA